Genomic DNA from Leptospira venezuelensis:
TTGCTGCTTTCCTAGAATCTTCCGAATTGATCCACGAAGGAGATTTACGTCTTCGCAAAGGGGATACGAAGGCTGCTAAAACCTATTTTGATCGCGCAAAAGGAAAAGATCAAGATGATCCGGGAGTTTATACAGCTTATGGTCGTTTGTACCAGATCAGCGGGGACGTAAAACTTTCAGAACAGAATTATCTAAAAGCTTTAAGCCTTCAAAAAGGAAATCTTCCTGCACTCCAAGGTTTGATCCGTCTTTATTCTGCTCAGAAAAACCAATCGAAAGTGACTCAGTACACTAAAGAATTGGAAGCAATCACAGGAAATGATCCCCTTTCAGGAATCGTACTCGCAAGAACTTACGAAGATAAAAAGGAATTCGATAAGGCAGAGAATACCTATAAAAATTTAATGAAGAAGTATCCGGACAACGAATCTATTCAGTTCCGTCTGGCTTTTCTTTATTATAAGATCGCTTTAGAAGAGAACGAAAAAGCTAATTATGATTCTGCAAGTTCTTGGTTAGCAAAAGCTGAAAAATTAACGAAAGATCTTCCTGAAATTGCGGAAGCAAAACAAACGATAGATCAGAATAGAAAGTTTTCTGAAGTAGTTCCCACGATCCAAAAAGCAAATCGTCTTTTTGATAATAAATCGTACGAAAAGGCTGTCCCTCTCTATCAGTCGGCTTACGATAAAACGAAAAAACTTACCTTATATATTAAAGTAGCTGAATGTTATCTTGCAATGGGAATGGAAGAGAAAGGAATTTCCCTTTTAGAAAATTCTCCCGACGGATCAAAAAATCTAGCTGCTCAAGAAGCAATCTATGCCTTCTTACTTAGAAAAGGAGAAGTGGATAATGCCGAAAAAGGTTTTCAGAAAGTTCTAGAGAAAAAACAGGATTCTTACTATAGCCATTATCAGCTTGGGATTATCTCTCTCCAAAAGAAAAACTATGACTCTGCGATCGAGTCATTCAATCGTTCTTGGTTATTGAATCCTGAGTTTACCGCTTCTAGGATTGGTAAAGGGATCGCTTATTATAATCAGAATAAGAGCAAAGAAGCAAAAGAAGAATTTGAAAGTGCAATGAAGGCAGATTCTGAAAATGAATTGGCTCCTTATAATATAGGCATCGTGCTTTTTAATGATAATCTTTTGGAACAATCAGTAGAAATATTTAAAGAGATCATAAAGAAGAATCCCGATTTCCCGGATGCTCATTTTCAACTTTCTTATATTTACTTTAAGAAAGGAGATTTGGAATCTGCGGATGCAGAGATTGTAAAGGCCCTTGAATTAGAAAGAGATGAGAAGTTCTTACATGCCCGTATAAGAATTCTTTCCGAATTAAAAACTAAAAATCCTGCTAACGCCGAATATAAAAAGCTAGTAATAGAATTAGGAAGAGAACTTGCGGAAAAATTCCCAAATTCTCCATATTCCAGTCAGGCAGAAAGATTGGTACTTTCAGATTCAGATACTCCTGTGATCTTGCAGCCGTTTCCGAACCGCGGATCTTTGATCGGAGTTCCGGTCATCATCAACGATCTATTATTGATGAATTATGGAACTTCTATTGAAGCACTCGATAAAAACAGAGCGATTCGTCTTTGGAGGATCACAAGTACTAAACCATTCCGTAATGTTCTCGCAGACCGAAGAGTTTACGCATTTACTGATAGAAGTTTAGAAGTCAGAGATCAAAATTCAGGTTCTGTTTTCCAGACAATCAATCTACCGGGGATATTCAAAAAAGCATTGGTTTCAGGAGATAGAATTCTGGTGGAAACTGAAAGTTCAGGGAAAAGAACCTTAACTAGTTATTCAGATACTTTCGAAGAAAATAAATCCATTCCGTTGGATTCTAAATCTTGGTCTGCATCTAAAAAAGGACAAGTGTTCTTGGTCCAATCTTCTTCCAAAGAAGACAAGATTTTGTATGTGGATGCTAAACTAAGTAAGGATGTTGATTCCGCTTGGACTGGAACTACGAATCCAAAATTGCTGGGCGCTACTGAAGATGGAACATTTTTCCGAACTGACAAAGAGATCGTATATATTTCCGGAAAAGGGAAAGCGACTAAGACTGAAATTTCAGACAAAGCTGCTAATCTATTTAGCGTTAGAGGAAACTCCCTTTGGTTTGCAGGTAATGATAAAATCTATCGTGTGGACGCAGATTCTTCCAGTATGAAAGAAATTAAAATTTCCGACAAAGAGGTCGAAGGTTTATTACCTGGGAAAAAGAAAGATGTGATCGTATTATATAAGGATAATACTGCGGTCAGATATGATGAAAAAGGAGAAACTGTCTGGACTTACAAATTAGTCCAAGATTTGGACAACGTTTACTCTTTATTGTATCACTAAAACTAGTTAGGAATCTTGATCCGGTCTAAATAATAAATTCGGGAGCCTGCCTCCCGTTTTTCCTGCTCAAAATGGGAGATTGGGAAGTTTGCTCTTTGCAGAGAAAACTCTGAATCGACCACTTTATATCGAAGATCATTTCTAAAAAGACGGATGCCTTTCCGCGCATATGGGCCGTAGTCAGTGGCAAAATGGAATACACCTTCATTCTTCAGAAGGATATGGACCGTATTTAAGAATCTAGGATTTAAAGTTCGATGTTTATGATGTCTACGTTTAGGCCAAGGATCCGGAAAATTCAATAGTATCTCGTCGAAGATACCTTCTTCAAAAATTTCTTCTAGAAACCAATTAAAGTTCACCGAAAGAAGTTTAACGTTCTTGATATTATGCTCTTTCAGATCACGGATTGTTTTGCGCAGGCGGTCCGCCTTTTTCTCCATTAGAATAAAGCCGGTGTTTGGATTGTCTTTTGCTAAGGATACAGCGACTTCTCCCCAGCCTGAACCTAACTCTAGATAATATGTCCCGAATTCCTCTACAAACAAATCGTTTTTTTTTAATTTACTTCCGGGGTTTATTTTTAAGAAATAATCAGAAGTAAAGGGAATTCTAGTAGCGATCTTCCATTGTTTTTCACGAAAATTCGATGTCATCGCTGAATACCTGCAAATACCAAATCTCTTAGTTGTCTAATTTAATACAGTGAAAATAAAATTATACGGAGTAAGAGGTTCTCTTCCTACTCCGCTTTCCGGTTCAGAATATAGAGAAAAATTAGAAAAGATCCTAGAGTCTGCTCATAGGGAATTTAAACATCAGAACGGTAGCTTCTCCGTTCCTTCATTTTTACAATCTTTAAGTCCTGAACTGTTACGGCCTGTGGGAGGAAACACCACATGTGTGTACGTCGAATCTGCTAAAGGTCAGAAATTAATTATAGATTGTGGTTCTGGAATGAGAGAACTGGGAAACGATCTTTTGAAAGAAGGTATAGCTCAAGGTGGCACTGTCAAAATTCTGGTGACGCATACTCATTGGGATCATATTCAAGGTTGGCCTTTTTTTAAACCTGGATACATTCCAAGTGTCCAAGTAGATTTTTATTCCACGATTTCAAATCTAAAAGAAAGATTTGACCGGCAGCAAAATCCTGAAAACTTTCCTATCACATTAGATGAGATGATGTCACAGAAAACATTCACTCTTCTGCAAAGACAACAAACAGTCCAGATTGGAGATTTTAAAGTAACCCCTTTTCTCTTAAAACATCCGGGCAATTGTACTGGTTACCATATAGAAGAAAATGGAAAAAGTTTCTTATTCTGCACAGATGTAGAAGTTAGAGAAGAAGATCTTTCCGAGTTCGAACATTTACGCGCTAAATTCGGAAGTCCTGACATGTTGATCATCGACGCTCAATATAGTTCTGAAGAAGCGGATCGGAAGATAGGTTGGGGTCATACATCAGGTAGATTAGCCGTTCGTTGCGGAGAAGTTCTGGGTGTAAATAAACTGGTTCTAACTCATCATGAACCGGATCATCCTGATGAAGAAATCATCCGAATGTTCAATGAAGAAAAACAATCTACTGCCCTTTCAGAGATTGTACTAGCTAGAGAAGCAGATATCTTTCATTTATAGCCGCATCGCTCTTGAAGAATAGATGTTTAGATTTATTCTTAATCGACCCTTCCGTCTCTAAACTTATTTTTTAAAAGAATTTTAGCTTCAAAAGAAATCTTCTTTTAAATTATTTCTTAGTACAGTATGCTCTCCCGGCTATGCAAAGACTAGAGATCGGGATGAATCCTTCTCAACAGGTAACATCTAATTTGCCGGCGGATCAAAGATTCTATACAAGGTTCCGTAAAGACAGTAGGGTTAAACTTTTTGAGGGAGGAAATTGGAGTGAAGGTGTTTTGGTCGATATATCGATGATAGGGGCGTCCGTTCTTTCGAATGAGGATTGGACTCCTGGCAAAAAAATTACGATTATGTCACCAATGTTTACCTGCGAGATACCAGGAGAAGTTATTCGTAAAACTGTTAGCGATATGGGGCAAAGATATGCGATAGTATTTCACGATCTTTGCGACTCAAGCATACTTGAGATTCTTAATAAGATAGCTCATTGCAAATAACGTTTTTCCATTAAGTAAAGGGAATTTTTTCCCAAAGCTCTAAACTCAAGACTTGCCAGACCGACATTTATAATAGGATGAACCTGGGAGTTATACAATCTTCTTCCATGATGGAACGACCGAAAAATACTTCGGTTAAGTACATTGGTCACGGGCAGCTGGAAAGTGCGCCTCAGGCTAGTTCTGTACTCCATGTTATTTCTCATGAACTTGCACATGTTGCTGAGTTTCGCAACGAAGCAATTCGAGACAATGCGGAACTCCGATCCATAGATGTTTCCATCGAATATGAACTAAGAGATGGGAAATTAGTGGCTGTTGCGGGAGAAACTAGAGCAACCACTGTCAAAAAGACCGATGAAAGAAAATCCAATCTATCTCCTTTGAATGAAGAAGAAGGAGGAAATTCTAATAAACAGACGGATTCCGCTAAGAAGAAGGAAGCAGCTACTCATTCTGATCTTATATCTGATAAGGAATGGGAGCTTATGTCTGAATTGCGAGATATCGATCTTGAGTTGAACAGATTAGATAAGAACCAAGTATCTTCTCATGATGATCCAGAAAGAAAGTCGGAAGACGAAGCTCGTCGTCACATGGAACTCATAGAAAGAAAACGTAAGTTAGAGATGGCATTGAGCCAAGAAAAACTAAAAGCTCTTTTGGAAGAGACCTTAAAAACAATCCAAGAATTAAATCAAAAACAGATCCAATTTGCCGGCCAAGTATATTACGGAGATGCAATTAACGCCGCCGGCAATCTTTTAGAAACTCACGCTTAATTTTAGCCTTGTTCGTTGGTCTCTTGCGGGATCGTGTCTTCTTCCATTGGAGGAATGATTAATGATTTCATCATATTCTCTATGATCTTTCTTAGTTCAGGTAATCCTTTTCCGTATTTAGGAGAAACAAAAACGATCTCCAGCATAGGATATAATCCTTGGATGTTTTTCATTTTCTTTCTAAGTTTGGAAAGTTCAGACTGATTCAGTTTATCTACTTTAGTGCGAATCAATACAGGCTTAGTTCCTTTTTCGAAACAGGTACCGATCAATTCTAATTCTTCGTCAGGTAATTCTCTTTGGGCATCAGACAATAAGAACAGACATTTTAAATCTTTTGCAGAGTTAAGATAGTTCATCAGTAGATCCATCATCTGCTCGTGATCTTTATGAGAATTTGCGGAATAACCGAAACCAGGTGTATCCACTAGGAACAAAGATTTTGAAACTAAGAAAAAGTTAAGAAGTTTGGTTTTACCTGGAGTTGCAGAAACTTTTGCTAAGGATTTTCTTTCTACGATTGCGTTTAATAATCTAGACTTTCCGGAATTGGAACGCCCTGCGAATGCGATATGAGGAATACCTTTTGAAGGAACTTTAGAAGCGTCTGCATAAGAAGACAGAAATCTAACTTCTCTAAAGAATGGGTCCGGCTTTAATTCTTGGAGTTCTTCCATAAACCTCTGGACTCTTTAATCTTGAAGGAAGTCATCCGATCGAATATCATCCAAACGGGCATCCCACATACGAAGACAAAGCAATACAGTTTTCCCTTTCCGTTTTAGAATGGGTAGCATTTTTCTGACCGGAACCGGAATCTCTTTCTCTCTAAGGATTTCGGAAACGTCTCGATGGATTCCTCCAAGCAGGATTTTTTCTCCTTCTCCGTCGTTAGACGGCTCACAATTTATTGGTATCTTTTTGGTCTTACCATTCCATTTCAAAAAGAAAGAGTCAGAGTTGTAACTGAACGGTTTCAAATAAGATGCTGTTTTGGGTAAGATGTACAAATCTGACGAAACACTTTTCCAAAACCAAACTTCTTTGTTTTCGAGAGAGAAGGAAACTTTTCTGTCCAGATTATGTAGAAGGTCCGTAAGAAATTGAGAATTCAGCGGATGAAGACCTAAACTTTTAAGGTGTAAGTCCAGAACTTGTTTACATATCGATGCTTGCTCTTCTTCTAAAATCCGTCTGGATATGACTCTAATCTCATCTTCGTTTATTTTGCGATTTGTCGTTCCGCGTCTAGGAGTATCAGAGTCGTGAAAATTACGAAAAATTTTATCTGGGTCTGCACCTTCTTTCAAAAGTATAGGAAGAAGTTCGGATCTAATTCTATTTCTAAGATACTGCGGAGAATGATTCGATTCATCTTCGAAGACAGGCCAATCAGCCTTTGCTAACGCAGTTTTGCGATCTTCTTCTCCGAATAATAATAATGGCCTAAATCTATTATTTTCTAAAACTCCCAAGGTGCGAAGTGAATTCCAGCCTCCTCCCCTGATGAGTTGTAGGAGTACTGTCTCTAGATAATCTTCGGCATGATGTCCGGTTGCAATATAACCATCTATTTTTTCGGAAATTTTCTCTAGATCCCTGAATCTGAGAATTCTCCCTGCTTCTTCTAAGCTTAGTTTGGCCTTATTTGCAAACCTAGGAACGTTTTTTTTTTAAAGATCGACTTTGGGGCAATCGCGCGAATATATTTTAAGATTTCGGATTCTTGTTCACCATTATCACGGATGGAATGATCTAAATGATAAATTACGGGGAAATTAGAGATTAGATTTTTATTATGAAGCCAAAGATAAAATTGAAGGAGCAGCGCAGAATCTTTTCCTCCCGAAAAAGCGATCACAGCAGGCTTAGTTTTCATAAAATCCTGATAATTTTTTAATCTGGACCAAGCGGCTTCAAAAATGGAATCTAAAGTTTCGTTCATTTTATTTTAAACGTTTTACGCCTATTAAAGTAATATCATCTGTCTGCTCCCTTTCCCCAGTAAAGTTTTTTATGTTTTTCAAAACAGTTTCTAAGAGAAGAGGAAGACTTTCCTTTCGGGCCTCAAAAACACAATTGTGCAAACGGTCCATTTCGAAAAAATCTTCAGTAGGATCCATTGCTTCCCATACTCCATCAGTAAACATCAGGAAGAAATCTCCCGGTTCTAAATGAAATTCTCCACTATTTTCAAAATGATCTATGTCCGGATCTATTCCTAAAACAACTCCACCCGTTGGGATTTCCTCTAAACGATTTTCCTTTTTGCGATAAACCAGAATATTTCCTTGGCCTCCACCACTGAATACAAATCGATTTTCGTTTTGGTCCCAGTGAATAATAGTCAAAGACATGAATCTAGGAGATATAATATCCTTAAAATAATTTTGATATAGATAAGTGTTTACAGTTTGTAAAATCTCCCAAGGACTTGGATTTTTTCTAACTAACGAATGGATCACTGTCCTAACGGTAGCCATTACAATTCCCGCTGGAACTCCTTTACCACTTACATCTCCGATACAAATGTAAGTCTCCTTATTAGTAGGATGAGTTATAAAATCATAATAGTCGCCACCGACTCCTACTGCAGGGATCATGGTACCAGCAAATTCGTAATTCACGTGGTCTGGCATTTTTCTAGGTAACAAAGATCTTTGTAAATCTCTCGCGATTTCGATTTCCTTATCCAATCTTTCTTTTTCAGCTCTTTGGTGGAATAGATGAAAGTTTTGGACTGAGATCCCAGCTTGGACTGCAAATGCATTTAATACGTCGATTTCTTCGGGACTCCAGTGCAGTTCTTCTTCTTTGGCGAGAAGTATCCAAATTTCAGAATTCTCAGAACGTAATACTGGTAATATTGCTAGATGTTTTTTCTTTCCGTTGCTTCCTAGTGTTTTCCATTCTTTCAAATCTGCGGAATCTATTAGGATGGCAGATTCTGCAGATCTTTTAAGTACGTTCCATTCTCCCTTTAGTTGTACATTCAATTTGATCTCTGGTGCTCTTGGGCTCCCTGTAAGTATATGCCCTTCTGTAGAAATTGTTTTTCCTGCCTCATCAATTTTCCTTTCTAATAAAACGAAAAGATTACTTTCCGAAAATTCGGTTAGAGAAAGAAGAATGACTCGGAAAATTTCGGTTCTATATTTGAACCCCAAACTACTTAGCTTTAACGCTGCAGAGTGAAGATTTCTAAAATTCCTAGATTGAGTTTGAGAGACTTCGAAAAGAATTCTATTTTTTAAAGTAGTTGCAAACTGACTTGCGATCAATTCCAGAAAATATTGATCCTTCTCCGCTTGTAGAGGATCGTCCTTTTCATAATCTACATTGATTAATCCTAATACTTCCTTTTTGAGATGAATTGGAACTGAAAGTTCAGATTCTACTTTGTTTACTCGGCCATATTGTCGGATTTGTTTATGAGGCTGTTCATCAAATCTATAATATACAGATTTGCAAGTTTCGATTGCTTGGCCAAGCGGACCGTTTTGTTCACCTTTTTTGATTTCCATTCTAAAGGCTAACTTCTCTAAAGCAGGGCCTTTTTTGTTTTTACAAGATTTTACTAGGATTCGATCCAATCTAGGTTCATACACCATGACTGAGATCCCAGGAAGATTCAATTTTCTGAATGCTAGATTGGTAAAATTTTGGAGAAGGTCGTCCAAATTTGGACTAGTATTAAATAAAGAAAGGAATTCTAATAAGATCTCATTAGATAATGCATGGACCTCGGGAGGTTTGATCCTGTTCCGTTTTCTTTTTTCTAAGATCCATTCTCTTCCACAAGAATTACAAAGAAATTTTCCATCTTTGAGTTTCCCGTCCGGAAGATAAAATTCTCCGCAAAATACGCAGGACATCCGGAGAAAAATGGTAAAGAAAATGTTTACTAGAGGAAAGACGTTTTCATCTTATTTCAAATAAAATCAGCAGATAACGAGAATTCGTTCTAAATATTGAAGTTCAGTTTATTCTAAAATTTGAAAGTATATCGATCATTCGTAATATTATGTCCTTTGAAATCTTAAACATACGTTGATTCTGGTGCAAATATCGCGTTCTGTCCTGTAAACGAAGCGAGTTGCTTGGATTTTAAGTTTTTTTCCTTGACCGCAAAATCATCAATCAGCACCTTTTTTAAGCAGATGTCCGGTTACATAAAACCCAGCCCACTCCGCCATATACAAGAAGTGGCAACCGCAATGAATTCGACTTTAGATCCAGATCGCCTTCTGGATTTGATTTTGGAGAGATGTATCCAAATTTGTGAGGTTGGTTCAGGATCCCTCATGCTAATCAGCAGAGCGGATGAGGTTTTGGACATAGTTACTTTCCGTGGAATGAACCCTTCTGTTCGGACAAAAGTTAAGCTCCGAGTGGGAGAAGGTATTACTGGTATCGTTGCCGCATCCGGTGAAGGGATGATCGTAAACGACGTTACCCAGAACCCACATTATATTTCCATTAAGGACGATATTCTTTCCGAGCTAGCAGTTCCAATGATCGTGGAAGACGAAGTGATCGGAGTTATCTCTCTAGATTCTAGCAGAAAGCAAGCGTTCTCTGACGAACATCTCGAATTAGTTTCCACTCTGGCCAATATGGCTGCTCAGATCTTTAAGAACCTCCAAACTTTTAGACAGCTGGAGCAGAAGAATAAGATCCAACAAGTTCTCATCGATATTTCTAGAACTGTAACTTCTACATTAGTTCTCCAAGAAATTTTTGATGATGTGATGGATAGATTGGATAAATCTCTTAACCTAGAAAGAGGTTCCATCGTTCTATTTGATTCTGAGAAGAATATTTTAAAACTTAGTGCAGCATCTGGACTCACTGCGGAAGAAATGGAGAAGGGAGTTTATCTTCCTGGCGAAGGAGTCACTGGAAAAGTTTACGAATCCGGAGAAGCAGTCATCGTAGAGTCTATTGTAAGCGATGAAAATTTCCTGAACAGACTCAATAACGCTAGCCACTTTAAAAACAATCCCGAAAACGTTAGTTTTCTTGCAGCACCTATTAAGTCAGATACAGATGTTTTAGGTGTAGTTAGTGTATTCTTTGTTCATAAAAAGTACGTCGATTTAAAGACGTATTTAGACTTCCTTCAGGTAGTGGCCTCAGTAATTTACCAAGCGATCCGTATTCAAAAACTGATCGATGAAGAGAAGCGTGAGATATCAAGAGAGAACATTCTATTAAAACGAGAACTTAAGAATAAATACAAGTTCGGTTCCTTGATCGGAAAGTCCAAATCCATGGAAAAACTTTTCGAAATGATCCAACTTGTTTCCGATTCTCGTGCTTCGGTTTTGATCACTGGAGAATCCGGAACTGGAAAAGAAATGATCGCATCTGCGATCCATTATAACTCTTCTAGAGGTGATAAACCTTTTATCAAGATCAACTGTGCCGCTATTCCTGAAAATCTTTTAGAGTCCGAATTGTTCGGTCATAAAAAAGGATCATTCACTGGCGCGGTTGCTGACAAAAAAGGTAAGTTTGAGATGGCCGATACCGGAACCATCTTCTTGGATGAGATCGGAGAAATGGATCTCAATCTTCAATCCAAACTCTTAAGAGTTCTTCAGGAAAAAGAAATAGAAGCAGTAGGTTCAGTTAAGCCTAAAAAAATCGATGTTAGGATCATAGCTGCGACTAACGCGGACCTAGAAGATTTGATCTCTCAAAAACTATTCAGAGCTGACTTATATTATCGTTTGAACGTGGTCAATATGTTGACCCCGCCGCTTCGTGAAAGACCGGAAGATATCCCTCTTCTGATCAATCACTTTATTACCAAATACACATCTGAGAATATCAAGAAGATCAAGGGTATAACTAGAGAAGCTCATAAACTTCTAATGAGCTATAGTTGGCCTGGTAACGTTCGTGAATTAGAGAACGTGATTGAAAGGGCGGTAGTACTTTCTCAATCTGAAATGTTGGATATCCAAGATTTCTCAGAGATCAGCGGACGTATCCTTTATGGCGACGAAGGAGAAGATGTAGAAGTTGGTGTCGATCCGGAAGCTTCTTCCGAAGTAGCAAGTTCCAAGTTCTCTCCTGCTCATTTAGATGCATTAGATGGAAGAGCTATGGAAGTTGTGGTGGGAGAAGTCGAAGCAAGACTGATCAAGTATGCGATGAAAAAATTCAAATATACTAAGACCAGAGTTGCCAAGTTCTTGGGTATCAACAGGAACACCTTAGATAAGAAGATCAAAGATCTTAAGATAGACTATTAAGAAGGAAGTTTTTCCTTCCAATTCTGATCAAATTGTTTATAGTTGCAGGTCAATTCTTCACCCTTTAGGATTTTGCGGACAGCTCTGTCCCTTCCTAATGGGTTACTTTCGCCTTGGACTCCGCTTTTATCTTCTAAGGTGTTTGCTTGATCGCTATGGTTCATGAAGCGGGAATTATCCACGCAGAAGTACCATTGTCCTTCAAACAAATAAGAATAGGTGTAGATCAGATTTTGTAATCTTTCCGGGAGAGCTTGGACTTCTTTTTCAGTAAGAGTCCAAACAGTTTTAGGATGGAATTCCCAGACGAGTTCGCCTTCTTCTATATCTCTACCTGCAAAAACCCCGAGGCCCCCTATTGGAGACTCGGAAACGTAAGTCGGTACTTTCAGCATATTTCTATAATCCGATTGCGGCCGCGGAAAGTGAATCATTTTCCGGAGAAGGATAAGGTTCCAGACTTCCATTTTTTAAGACAACTACTTGGTCGGCTGCGTGCAAACCGGTAAGCCTATGGGTAACGGAAACGATTGTTCTTCCTTCTCTTAATTTTTGGAGAGTTTTCAAGATCCTTGCTTCAGTGATCGGATCCAATGCAGAAGTCGCCTCATCCAAAAGAAGGATTTGAGGATTTCTGACTAAGGCTCTCGCAAGAGCGATCCTTTGTTTTTCTCCGCCTGAGAGTTTGGAACCCTTGTCTCCTGCGATTGTTTCGTATCCATCAGGAAGTGCAGAAATGAATTCGTGGATCTCTGCAAGTTTTGCTGCTTCGATTGCTTCTTCTGGAGTTGCGTCTGGACGCCCCATGCGAATATTTTCCAGGATGCTAGTGTGGAATAGGAATGTATCTTGGAATACGATACCTATCATGGAGTGAAGAGCATCTAAACGGATTTTCTCCATTGCAATTCCATCCAAAGAAACTTTTCCTTGGTTCGGTTCCATCATTCCTAAAATGAATTTCAGAATGGTACTTTTCCCGGAACCACTTTGGCCAAGGATTACTGTATAAGTTCCTTTTTTAATTTCTAGATTTACACCGCTAAGATTCTTAGTTCTACCTTTATAACGGAAATGTAAATCTTCCAGCTTGATAGAATTTTGCAATTCAGAAGGTGCAAATGGACGTTCCCCTTCTGATTCAAATGTAGGAGTTCTTAAGATCTCTAATATTCTTCTAGCTGAACCACTTGCTTGGTTCATTGTAGGAAAATATTGAGATACATAAAGTAGCGAGTAAGACAAATTTAAGAATGGAGGAAGAAAAGCCGCCAAAGCTCCCACACTCACCATTCCATGGAATGCAAACCATGCACCTGAGATCAAAAGCACAGCTTGTAAAAGTAGAATTCCACCCGAAGCAGAACGTTCCAAATAAGAATTTGTTAGTCCTAATCTTAAAGAAACATGAAATAGTTTTTCGCAGTTTCCTTTGAATTTGTCCCAGAAAGCTCCGTCCAGATCATAAACTCGGATCAAGTTTTGAGCAGAGATAGATTCTTCAACGGCGGTGAGGACCTTAGCTTCTTCTATTTTTCTTTCGTAACTTGCTGCAGTAGATCTAGTGGAGAAGAATACAGGACCTAAAAAGGTGATAGGCCAGATCAAGGTAGCAATTGCGCCTAACTTCCAATCTAGAGCAAATAATAATGCAGTTCCAAAGATTGCTTCTAATAATGGAGAGATTCCCCAAGGAATGAGTGCAAGTACCGCATTTTCCAATGCAGATAAGTCAGTAGAGAATCTTGAGAGAACATCG
This window encodes:
- a CDS encoding sigma 54-interacting transcriptional regulator — encoded protein: MNSTLDPDRLLDLILERCIQICEVGSGSLMLISRADEVLDIVTFRGMNPSVRTKVKLRVGEGITGIVAASGEGMIVNDVTQNPHYISIKDDILSELAVPMIVEDEVIGVISLDSSRKQAFSDEHLELVSTLANMAAQIFKNLQTFRQLEQKNKIQQVLIDISRTVTSTLVLQEIFDDVMDRLDKSLNLERGSIVLFDSEKNILKLSAASGLTAEEMEKGVYLPGEGVTGKVYESGEAVIVESIVSDENFLNRLNNASHFKNNPENVSFLAAPIKSDTDVLGVVSVFFVHKKYVDLKTYLDFLQVVASVIYQAIRIQKLIDEEKREISRENILLKRELKNKYKFGSLIGKSKSMEKLFEMIQLVSDSRASVLITGESGTGKEMIASAIHYNSSRGDKPFIKINCAAIPENLLESELFGHKKGSFTGAVADKKGKFEMADTGTIFLDEIGEMDLNLQSKLLRVLQEKEIEAVGSVKPKKIDVRIIAATNADLEDLISQKLFRADLYYRLNVVNMLTPPLRERPEDIPLLINHFITKYTSENIKKIKGITREAHKLLMSYSWPGNVRELENVIERAVVLSQSEMLDIQDFSEISGRILYGDEGEDVEVGVDPEASSEVASSKFSPAHLDALDGRAMEVVVGEVEARLIKYAMKKFKYTKTRVAKFLGINRNTLDKKIKDLKIDY
- a CDS encoding SET domain-containing protein encodes the protein MLKVPTYVSESPIGGLGVFAGRDIEEGELVWEFHPKTVWTLTEKEVQALPERLQNLIYTYSYLFEGQWYFCVDNSRFMNHSDQANTLEDKSGVQGESNPLGRDRAVRKILKGEELTCNYKQFDQNWKEKLPS
- a CDS encoding ABC transporter ATP-binding protein codes for the protein MTNKQKFTEGFKFGKTQATYSNTKSAGPKVPQGSQAARGSYSSSLGPSFAGNEPSSSESPFLILLGLGRYFKNYKVRLGIVLGLLFTEIIVYSAIPFSFKFLIDEALIGKNETVLYITGTLLIGGTILITAAGTVRDYLYNWVSARAIRDMREELFIHLQRVNLDFYANTRPGDVLSRFSTDLSALENAVLALIPWGISPLLEAIFGTALLFALDWKLGAIATLIWPITFLGPVFFSTRSTAASYERKIEEAKVLTAVEESISAQNLIRVYDLDGAFWDKFKGNCEKLFHVSLRLGLTNSYLERSASGGILLLQAVLLISGAWFAFHGMVSVGALAAFLPPFLNLSYSLLYVSQYFPTMNQASGSARRILEILRTPTFESEGERPFAPSELQNSIKLEDLHFRYKGRTKNLSGVNLEIKKGTYTVILGQSGSGKSTILKFILGMMEPNQGKVSLDGIAMEKIRLDALHSMIGIVFQDTFLFHTSILENIRMGRPDATPEEAIEAAKLAEIHEFISALPDGYETIAGDKGSKLSGGEKQRIALARALVRNPQILLLDEATSALDPITEARILKTLQKLREGRTIVSVTHRLTGLHAADQVVVLKNGSLEPYPSPENDSLSAAAIGL
- a CDS encoding GAF domain-containing SpoIIE family protein phosphatase, with the protein product MSCVFCGEFYLPDGKLKDGKFLCNSCGREWILEKRKRNRIKPPEVHALSNEILLEFLSLFNTSPNLDDLLQNFTNLAFRKLNLPGISVMVYEPRLDRILVKSCKNKKGPALEKLAFRMEIKKGEQNGPLGQAIETCKSVYYRFDEQPHKQIRQYGRVNKVESELSVPIHLKKEVLGLINVDYEKDDPLQAEKDQYFLELIASQFATTLKNRILFEVSQTQSRNFRNLHSAALKLSSLGFKYRTEIFRVILLSLTEFSESNLFVLLERKIDEAGKTISTEGHILTGSPRAPEIKLNVQLKGEWNVLKRSAESAILIDSADLKEWKTLGSNGKKKHLAILPVLRSENSEIWILLAKEEELHWSPEEIDVLNAFAVQAGISVQNFHLFHQRAEKERLDKEIEIARDLQRSLLPRKMPDHVNYEFAGTMIPAVGVGGDYYDFITHPTNKETYICIGDVSGKGVPAGIVMATVRTVIHSLVRKNPSPWEILQTVNTYLYQNYFKDIISPRFMSLTIIHWDQNENRFVFSGGGQGNILVYRKKENRLEEIPTGGVVLGIDPDIDHFENSGEFHLEPGDFFLMFTDGVWEAMDPTEDFFEMDRLHNCVFEARKESLPLLLETVLKNIKNFTGEREQTDDITLIGVKRLK
- a CDS encoding ATP-binding protein, which gives rise to MNETLDSIFEAAWSRLKNYQDFMKTKPAVIAFSGGKDSALLLQFYLWLHNKNLISNFPVIYHLDHSIRDNGEQESEILKYIRAIAPKSIFKKKTFLGLQIRPN